CTGAGGTGAGCTCTTAACTTCTTGTGTTGCATGCTTTGTGTTTATCTAAGTATTAGCACAATGCAGAGATTTAAGGATGGCTATTCTTCACTTGCATTTCGAATAACGATTATCCGGGACCTCtgtatatatatagatatctCTGAGTTTAACAGACGggtaaaacttttttaaaatcaagtgCTGCCAGGTAGATTAAAGTGATTTCTCTATAAGATAGTCGGCGCGGAAGTTAACTGTTTTAGTCTATGCTGTAGCACATGATTGAATGTctgtataaaaatatttatattaatagtATGTagaatttacttttcaatgagaTGCGGTGTTGCATACTCCTTTTACACTTTCGAACAGATGTATTTGTTAGCTTCTTTAACCCTATGGATTGTTTTAGATTGATCTTGTTATTTCAATTAGGAGAACTTGAGATACATGTTGTATAAAAGGGCAGCCAGGTACACAAGCATCCCGCGTTAACTCAGGGTCCAGGGAAGGGCTGTATCCACGGCTTGAACCTGTGACCTTGAGGTCACCAAAGGGTGTCGTTTTGGTGTTTAGGGTTGCAACACATTATATGCTGCTTTTATGGAAACAATAATGCTTTTTGTattattctttaaataatatcaagcttttgaaaatttgaatggtTTTAGCTTAAAATTTGTTGTGGTGCGGTGTGCAGCGTTGCAGAACTAAAGCTGGTTTAAGAAACATACTATGCTATGTTCAGAAAGCAGAGAAAGGTTGGTGGAAGAGGCTACTGAAGTCAGAAGAAAAACCTGCTCCATACCTGAAGGTTGATTGGCACAGATGGtgtgatgaagatgatgaagagtCAACTTGTAAGATTGCGTAACTTGCCCTAGATGCTAGATTTATCTGATTGGCATTTACTCGGTGTTTTAGCTCTAAATCAAAACACGAGAAGAGTTTACATACTCTTGTTTATGCATCTGTTTATCGTCAACTTGATTCTAACTTTATAATAATTCATACTCTTTGCAATTTTCTCCAAGGTTTTAATTTAAgaaagcttttttttttaaacaaaaattccTTCGCACTGGTAACGCGGAAGATCCTAAGTTTTGTGAAATTgtgatagatttgttttcatctTGACACATTTGGTTAGAATATTATTTCTTCTTGCTTTTATTGTTCCATTACTTTGCATGTTCAATTCATTTTAGGCATCTAAAAACTTGTCCAACTATTTCTCTTGATTATGAAAAGATGTTTGCAAAGAAGGTTTCCTAATTACTCTCTTAGGGTGTGTGTGGTTCAAGTATTACTTTATTACTCAGATTCCTTTCCCATGGGAATCAAATATACCCAGTGGAAAGGTGGGAATTGAAATGATGGTATTTTGATTCCCTGGAATCAAACTTGCTTAGGAATATcttttcaaactttgaaccaaacatgggaaTACGATATTCCCATCTTAAAATTCCTAGGAATTATTTATAATTCCCCCAATCACACACACCCTTGGTTGCTTCATCTGTTTATTGTTGTTGTGCCGCTTCATAGGCGTTTAGACTTCGACTAATATAGGACAGCAAAAAGGCTTGGTATTTCATGGCTTAGATTTAGGCTTGCATTGTGACGTAACCAAGGGTAGCAAACTGAGTTAAGTGGGGTTATTGTTATATTTGTGCAAGTATGGTCTGAACTCTACAATTACAAAATGGGCTCGAAGCTTTACATGTTCAAATAAAGCCAAAATATGACATATATACTACCATAACTGGATTAAGAGTAGCTGAGTCCAGAATTAAAACTGAATCCATCTACATCTGGTTCTACTAATCCCATAGGGTTAAACGCTTAAACCTGTTATTATATAGTAAACCTGGAAACAGCAGAAACTTGCTTAGCCAAACATATTGAAATTCTTAGAAAAATATTGCTCATGTAACCATCTATTAGGCACTTCCTTCAGCAATGAACATGATAacattagttatttaattttggAGATTGGTGCATTAATATTGGCCTCACTACCTTGTACTGTTTAATATTGAATGCTGTCTATGGTAACTGGTAAGTAGTACCTATATAAGAATCGATCCCCATCAAAACCCTTTCAAAAGTTTAGTACTTCTTTAATGTCTCCTTCTAACGTAAGTTATCACTTCACTTGCTGTACGATCCCTTGCCTTGTACAAAAAGCACTTTGGTTGGTTGAGTAGGTACCTTTTGCACTTTAGAGGTCTTTGGACGGCAGAATACCTAAAAAAGATAGAGTCTAAGGATGGCTACCCCGGGGGCACCGCTCTGATAATCTGAACATTCCCCTGATCCTGATTATTGACTCTCATGTCAGATGGCTTAGACAACTATGTTTTCATCTTTTCGTTTGGTCCTTGATGTTTTCATTTAAGTTGAGTACTTATTGTAGTGGTTACCTCCGCGCTTGCCTAATTGAGCTTTTCTTGAATTTTTGCAGCTGATTTGGCATCTGATGATGATACTCGAGTAAGCTTTCTCTTTCTCTACTTGTCAATTTTAATATTAAGCAATATAGGTCAAGAAACTTTCTGGTGTCTAATCTTATTTGTTGAATCTTGTTTTTTTTCGCAGTTTGTTGGTCAGGACGAGGGAAGCAGTGATGAGGATGAAGGAATGTTGTGTAAGTGATCTACTTGACCACTTGTATTTTTACTTCGGTCAAAATGATGCTTTTGATTGCATGCTGAAATGATGCTTGTTGGTAAGGTTGACATGTGTCTACAGCTATGCATTGTTTCTTTACCTTTCACCTTTCTGCATTCTGGTACATGTTTAATAATGCAACATGCATGACTTCTGCTTCATCTCTATTGTTTGTTCAATATATAAAAGAAATTGTAGTCTTCCCCCACAGTTgacaattttttttcatttttttaagtattttctcttttgttttctttgaGAGTGAACCTTAGCCAAACTCGAAGTTACTATTAGCTTCTGACCAGATGTTGCAAGCTCAAATCATGAAAATAGCCTCAGGTTATGGGGGTAAGGTTGCATACATCTGCCTTCCCTTGACCTAATTAGGTTAGTTCCTCATGGAATGTGTTTCCCTTTGTATCATTGTTCTAGGAAATGATCTCATCATCAAACCATATTCTTTGTTTCCATTCTGCCCTTCATTTGCTATTTTATGTGTTTATCGATACATTTattgtgtaaaaaaaaaaaaatttctcggTGCTCAAATCGAATTGATTTTTCTTTAATGACCATTATGGTCGTGGGTGTCAAAGTTTGTTACTTTTGCTAATATGGTAATACATAATTAGATATATGTTTAAAACTTTCTTAAACAAACACCGTGAacacaaattaaattaattttatattcccATGTTAATAGCTGACACAATTGAAAATTATTTACAGATCTCCCGGACTTGGAAAAGGCTAGGGGATAGCAACTCTGACTGTTCTCTAACATGGATTTACGGAAACATCTTGGAGATGGAGTCTACCTAGATAGGTAAATCTGGGAGTAGTAGTCTAATATGGTTGTCTTTTTTGTATATATTATCCTAAGTAAAGCTCTAAAAACTTAGAGAACCTTTGATCTTTTATGACATTTTGGCACCATTTCTGGTATCTAACTAGGCTTCTCTCACGCCCTTGCTGATTTCACAAAATGCGCCACATAATCtaacttttcttcttctttaacaaaaTTCGGTGAATTATACCAAAATCATATCAACTCTAGGAATCTTAAGGCTGGAATCCTTTACTACACCCCATTCAACTTTGAAACTTGTTAAGATTTCATGGTTCCATTCGGCATGGCATGGTGTATTTGGCCCTTTCCTCTGAACTGACTCCTTCTCCGCCTTGAACCTGTCAACTGGGAAAGAGCGTTGGCGATAAGGGTGGTGGTAAGTGGTAACTACATATGGGATAGCTAACTAATGTCAACTTTATTGCCATGATCCACTCAGTCTCCCAAGGTAACTAGATATGAGATAGCTGATGCCATAGAACTTCAGCTCCAAGGTATGGCCTCTTTGGTAGTGTTGTATGAGTTGTAATAAGTGTAATTTGGTGATGTTAGAGAGGATTGCAGGGTGTTGATTCGGGGTGCACCTACAATTAATGGGTGTATAAGTGTCTTAATGACATTTCAACCATTGATATTAGAATAATAGTTAAGAGTAAAGTGATGTGTGGTGCATTTTATTTCATTTGCTAAACCACATTCTTGGTCTAATTTCAATCATTATATTTTcccaaaattaaaaacaaaaaggtaAGATTGTGAGTATGTGACATGGTACCCCCCAAATTGTTGATacacttttttaaaaataaaaatattaaacaatattttGGCATTTAGCAACCATACTTTTAAAATTAGGGGTAAACGCAGATTAGATATGGCCAAAATCTCGATCTGGTTCGCACTAAAATCACCGGATCTGATCGGATCTAATATCTACGATTTTTAAGTTTGGATTTGATCCGAGATTTTGGATATATTCGCAAAATatagaaatattttaaaaaacttatttttatttaaaaaatatcaataatttttttttcacctTTTTAAACATGTTTACATTAAGcatatttttcttaaataataataataaaataatataacatatataataattattagttgaaataaatataaaaataatatttacttatttatttatttttgtaaattTGCGGATATATAGATACCTACATAAAATTTGCAATCTGATTCTATTAATATACATATTGCGTCTGATCGGATCCAATAGCCTTGCGAATCAAATTGTTATCcacaattttcggatcggattcggATAAGGATAAATATTGCAAATATGCAAATTGGATCTAATTCATGAATACCCCTATTTAAAATAGTGCCTTGTACACCAAGAATGTTGGCTATTGGCTACTAGGATAGATATACTCTATTGGTTCCCACTATTATGATCTCCGTTTGATCTTTGGAAGGATAATCAAATTGGACTCCACAGATTAATTTCAttttccaataataataataataataataataataataagggagATTGGATTGGAATAAAATGCACCTTGTCCTATTTGTAATTgtgaaaaattttaattttggtttagTTATAAGAAAGAAGAGTCCCGTTAATATATAGTCAACATCCAAAAAaatgtaaaatataataatttatgtGTGTATATTTCTTGATGATATATGTAAAATTTGGGAGGATTTTTTGTTAGAGTCATTTTATCTATAGGTAAGACGGTGATAAATtcttaaaaacaataaattcgTTCTAATACCTTTTCAATTTATATCTACAAAGTTTATTCGAATAAAATAGCCAAAATATTTTGGTTTGCTTCATTTAAATGTACGAGAAAATGCAGAGGCCATAGAATAAATGAATGAAAAAGGTTCACTGACTTGATTCCTAATAATGTTGGAAGGAAGCTTTAATAGCTTTATTAGCATTTTTAAAGATtaatttaatcataaaaaattagagatagtaactgatgagcggataatttatactctttttggcattatttttaagtagtttttagtaggatctagctactttttagtatatttttattagtttttaagcaaaattcacatttctggactttactatgagtttgtgtgtttttctgtgatttcaggtattttctggctgaaattgaggaacctgagcaaaaatctgattcagagactgaaaaagaactgcagatgctgttggattctgacctccctgcactcgaaatggattttttggagctacagaaacccaattggcgcgctctcaattgcgttggaaagtagacatccagggctttccagaaatatataatagtccatactttgctcgagttttgacgacgcaaactggtgtttaacgccagctctctgccctattctggcgttaaacggcagaaacaggttacaagctagagttaaacaccaaaaacaggctacagactggcgtttaactccaagagaagtctctacacgtgtaaagctcaatgctcaacccaagcacataccaagtgggctccggaagtggatttctacattatttacttatctctgtaaccctagtaactagttttagtataaataggactttttactattgtattcggagTCTTTGGACGATCTAAAGTCTTTTGACCATTTTGGAGATCTCTtgatcacatttgggggctggccattcggccatgcctggaccattatcacttatgtattttcaacggtggagtttctacacaccatagattaaggtgtggagctctgctgtacctcgagaattaatgcaaagtactattgtttttctattcaattcatgcttattcttgttctaagatattcattcgcacccaagaacatgatgaatgtgatgattatgtgacgctcatcaccattctcacttatgaacgcgtgcctgacaaccacttctgttctacatgaaaacaagtttgaatgagtatctcttggcctcctgattcacaacgcatggttgcctctcctgacaatagagccttccattccgtgagatcagagtcttcgtggtatgagctagaatccattggcagcattcttgagatccggaaagtctaaaccttgtttgttgtattccgagtaggatttgggatgggatgactgtgacgcgCTTCAAAGTCatgaatgttgggcgtagtgacagacgcaaaaggatcaatggatcctattccaacacaagtgagaaccgacagatgattagccctacgtaacccgtagctagacccttttcactgagaggacagacggtagccattgacaacggtgatcccccaacatacagcttgtcatggaaaggagtatgaatgat
The DNA window shown above is from Arachis ipaensis cultivar K30076 chromosome B08, Araip1.1, whole genome shotgun sequence and carries:
- the LOC107613747 gene encoding uncharacterized protein At3g03773, which encodes MSRHPEVLWAQRSDKVYLTVALPDAKDVSVKCEPHGLFTFSASGAQGESYSFTLELYGPIAPERCRTKAGLRNILCYVQKAEKGWWKRLLKSEEKPAPYLKVDWHRWCDEDDEESTSDLASDDDTRFVGQDEGSSDEDEGMLYLPDLEKARG